TGTCCTTGCCTTGTTTCCTTTACTGGCACGCCGGTATCTACTGCGTCAAGCCGTTCTTGTGCAATCTTGCAGTATTCAGAGCTTATGTCTATGCCTATGTAGCGTCTGCCAAGCATTTTAGCGGCAACGCAAAAAGAACCAGAACCGCAATAGCAATCAAGTATTAAATCGTCTGGCTTTGAATACTTCCCAAGAATCCACAGGCCAAGAGCAACGGGCTTTTGGGTAGGATGCGTCCTAAAATCTTGCAACGCTTCAGCTCTGGAATAATCGAAAATTCGCAACGCTTTTCTTTCGCTTGTCCAAGCTAACTCTCCGTCTGCCAAAGAAAAACCCCTTTGTCTTTTATCCCACATAAGCCAACCCATAGAAGCGGGCAATAGGTCGGCAAAATAATTCCCCCCCCAAATAATAGATATTTTTGAAATTCTAATCATACTATCAAAGTATTGCTTTTGGGGTCTATTTTCGTCCCAAGCTGTTTGTGGATACAATTTCCATCCTCTGCCCGCCTTGCTATTGCCGTCAGCCTTAATTCTTTGCAATGCAGCCTTATTTTGTTCCCTATCAGCATTTATTCCATACGGCGGGTCTGTCAATACCAAATCTACGCACTTATCTGGCCATTCCCGCATAACTTCAATACAATCCCCGCAGATGATTTTATTTATAGGTAATTCCATTACGCCACCTCGTCCGGTATATAAACGCCGTAAAGCTCTATAACTTCCTGTGTAGTCAATTCAGCTACGTCTTTGACCATTCTGATTGACTGCTCTCTTGACAGCCCGAACATTGACTCAAAAGTTTGCCTGGCTAACTCAATGTCTGTAATATCGCTTTTAATCATTTTGCGGATTCCTTTTCGTTTTTAAACCAGTTCGGGTCGGGGTCAGGAATAACAATGCCAAGTGGCGCGAATATGTTTTGCAGACCTTTGTATAAATTCGTTGCCTGCACAGTGTTCATTTTTGACAGAGTAACCCGCTTCCCATCATCGCTTGTTGTCGGGCAAATTACATACATTAGTTCGTGAATAAAATCCTGTGTTAATCCTTGCCCTTTGGGTATGTTGTCGGCTACGAGATATTTAAGTAGGTATGAAACATCTATGCCTAAATCGTTGGCTTGTGCTATTATATTGTTTATAGCAACGCCGAAAATAGCACCGCATTGCTTGTGTGTTTTTTCTTTTGGGGTTTTTTTGACTTCGCAGGTATATCGGCCTGCGGGCGCATTAAGCCAGAACCCGTCAAGAGACTCCTCTTGTCCCGCCCTGTACTTATATTCAAGTTCGGGCAGTTTGCCATCAACCTTTTGTATGAAATATGTTAGTTCACCTTTCCGTGGCATATCGAAAATCCTTTTATGCTACTTGTCGTTTTTCTTTCGCTTATCCGTATATGCCCATTTGCAAAGCATATACGCCTCATACAGCGATAAAACATTTAATGCCCGATACTGTATCATCTGGACTTCTCGCTCGATAATGGGATAAGGAGCTCCAAGCTCTAACAGTCTTTTGAGCCGGTCAATACAAGACAGCATCAGATTTGGCGATGCGGCCAATTCGTCTTTTTCTGTTTCGAGTTGGCCTAAAAGAGCCTGCCTCTTAATTTGATTTTTTTCACTTTTAGTCTTTTCCATCTTTTTAATCCCTTAAACTGTTATTGGTTTCAGAAAAAATTTGCTTTCAAAATCTTATAATTTCGTCCGGCGGGCAGGCTACGAAAATCCTTGCTTGTCCTGCACGTTTGTTTTGCTATGCTGGAACAATTCGCCGGAGTTCTGCTTTCAAAATTAAAACGATATATCTTCTCCGCCCGCTGCCGGCTGTTCGCTCTGCGGTCTATCCTGTTTTTCGGTCAGGGCTAACGATAAGAACGTTCCGCTTTTGCCCTTTTTTTTCCAGCCTGAAATCCAATAAATTTTGCCCTCTATACAGGCATTGCCCTTGTAGTCAGGGTGATTATCTTTTGTCTTTTTATCGTTGCCAAACAAAACGCCCGAATTATTTTTTTGTTCGTATGCCATTTTTATCCTTTCGTAATTCCATCTAACTTATTAGCCAGTTCGACAAACTCCGCAAACGGTGTGTTGTTGTCTAAAAGCCTGTCTAAATCGCTCTTAACTTTTTCCGGCTCTAAAACCACTTCCAAAGCCGCCTGTTTTTCAATCTTAACTTTTTCTTTCGCCCGCTGCCTTGCGGCTAATAACTCCGCTGCGTAGGCGTTTGTTTCTGATAGTCTGACAAGCACATCATTTAACCGGCTCATTATGTGGTTTTCTTCAGCGGCTTGCAGACCTGCATCAAGTTTTTGCCGGTCAATAAGTGAGCAATGAATTTATCAACCTGCTCTTTTGTTTCGGGATATAATTTTGTTTTGGCATACGAATACGCCTTAATGCTATTCTTGTCCGGGGACAACCCCTGCTCGCTTGCGGTGTCCAAAATTTTATTATAAATATCGTCAATGGCTCTTTGCTCTGTCGGGGTTATGTCTTTGATTTTGGGTTCATCCTTTAGTGGTTTATCATTGTCAGGGTCTAAAACGGAATCATCTATACAAAACAATCCGCTTAATGCGTATTTTCTGGCATAACTTGATGCCGTGCCGGTTATCTGGCTTTCATCCATTCCTTTTTTATTCAAAGGCTCTCTGGCGAAAGCCGATACCGATTGGCTTTCAGTTCCCAATTTTATCGTGGC
This genomic interval from Candidatus Micrarchaeia archaeon contains the following:
- a CDS encoding DNA methyltransferase, yielding MELPINKIICGDCIEVMREWPDKCVDLVLTDPPYGINADREQNKAALQRIKADGNSKAGRGWKLYPQTAWDENRPQKQYFDSMIRISKISIIWGGNYFADLLPASMGWLMWDKRQRGFSLADGELAWTSERKALRIFDYSRAEALQDFRTHPTQKPVALGLWILGKYSKPDDLILDCYCGSGSFCVAAKMLGRRYIGIDISSEYCKIAQERLDAVDTGVPVKETRQGQMALFPSGK
- a CDS encoding DUF736 domain-containing protein, whose translation is MAYEQKNNSGVLFGNDKKTKDNHPDYKGNACIEGKIYWISGWKKKGKSGTFLSLALTEKQDRPQSEQPAAGGEDISF
- a CDS encoding ERF family protein codes for the protein MEILNKIQKDLKVPKTQKNAFGGYNYRTCGDILEAVKPLLNGAVLTLTDEIIYIASTPTQQFQSPLAKDKQYDVDGSRFYVKATATIKLGTESQSVSAFAREPLNKKGMDESQITGTASSYARKYALSGLFCIDDSVLDPDNDKPLKDEPKIKDITPTEQRAIDDIYNKILDTASEQGLSPDKNSIKAYSYAKTKLYPETKEQVDKFIAHLLTGKNLMQVCKPLKKTT